One stretch of Tepiditoga spiralis DNA includes these proteins:
- the ruvX gene encoding Holliday junction resolvase RuvX, whose protein sequence is MKILGIDHGQKKCGIANAVFNIASPYKTVLNNELITFFKKEGVNKDTIIVYGLPLSMSGRFSNQTYNVIKSAIEVKTTYGCKIIFIDERLTSKTLFTELKGVVKSKKIKKTKDQNSSSLILSVYLANKNAGIELKEKKVYNIVHQIKSKKTLVYETAIKNIKDIENFYIFTKDPWIFWYYFSQGIKSINIEKDLEEYDVLICSEEKNIDLKYNEKMCL, encoded by the coding sequence ATGAAAATACTTGGTATAGATCACGGACAAAAAAAGTGTGGAATAGCAAATGCAGTTTTTAATATTGCATCACCTTATAAGACGGTATTAAATAATGAATTAATTACTTTTTTCAAAAAAGAAGGAGTAAATAAAGATACAATAATAGTATATGGATTGCCATTATCTATGTCTGGTAGGTTTTCAAATCAAACATACAATGTCATAAAATCTGCTATAGAAGTTAAGACTACTTATGGGTGCAAGATAATTTTTATAGATGAAAGGTTAACTTCAAAAACACTTTTTACAGAATTAAAAGGTGTTGTTAAATCAAAAAAAATAAAAAAAACTAAAGATCAGAATAGTAGTTCATTAATTTTATCTGTGTACCTTGCAAACAAAAATGCTGGTATTGAATTAAAAGAAAAAAAAGTGTATAATATTGTGCATCAAATAAAATCAAAAAAAACACTGGTATATGAAACGGCAATAAAAAATATTAAAGACATAGAAAATTTTTATATTTTTACAAAAGATCCTTGGATATTTTGGTATTACTTTTCACAAGGAATAAAAAGTATTAATATAGAAAAAGATTTAGAAGAATATGATGTTTTAATTTGTAGTGAAGAAAAAAATATCGATTTAAAATACAATGAAAAAATGTGCCTGTAG